In the Candidatus Cybelea sp. genome, CGGGGTCGGGCAAGTTGCCGACGAACTCGAAGAGCACCGCGAGCGCCGCGGCGGTGTTCATGTCGTCGTCGAGTGCGGCTTCCATCGCCGCGTCGAATTCCGAAAGCCGCCCCGGCCGCTCTTCACGACGCGTCGCCAAGAGCCGGTAGGCCGTCTTGACCCGCTCGAGCCCAAGTGAGGCGGCCGCGATCGAATCTTCGGTGAAGTTCATCACCTTCCGATAACCGGTCTGCAGAAAGAGCCAACGCACCGCCTGCGGATCGTGACGGCGCAGCATATCGACCAGCGGTTCGAAGTTCCCCAGCGACTTCGACATCTTGCGGCTATCGAAGAGCAGCAGGCCGCCGTGCACCCAGAAGTTCGCCATCGGCGGATGCGCCATTAGCGGCTCGCTCTGCGCGATCTCGTTTTCGTGGTGCGGGAAGATCAGATCGGCGCCGCCGCCGTGAATGTCGAAGCCCGTCCCTTCGGGGTCGAGCAGCTCGCGCGACATCGCCGAACACTCGATGTGCCAGCCGGGACGGCCCTCGCGGTACGGCTCGAAAGCCCAGCGCGGTTCGCCCGGTTTGGCGAACTTCCAAAGCGCGAAATCGAGCGGATCCTCTTTGTGCTCGTCGACCTCGATGCGCGCGCCCGCCTCGAGGTCGGCGACGTTTCGATTCGAGAGCTTTCCGTAATTGGCGAAGGTAGCAACGCGATAGTAGATGCCGTCGCGCGCGACGTATGCGTGTCCCAGCTCGATGAGCTTGCGAATCATCTCCTGGATCGGCTCGATGAAGAGCGTCGCGTACGGCTCGTGATCGTACTCGAGCACGCCGAGCTTGCGCATCGAGTCTTTGAACTCGGCGTAGAAGCCTTCGACGATCGCGTGGTAGTCGCCGCCGGTCTCCTTGGCGGCGTTGATGCTGCGGTCGTCGATGTCGGTGACGTTCTGCACGTACGTCACGCGGTAACCGCGATGCGCGAGATAGCGCCGCAGCACGTCGAAGAACAAAAAGGAGCGCGCGTGCCCGAGATGCGCCTGCGCCGATGGCGTGAGCCCGCAGACGTAGACGCGCACTTCGCCCGGACGCAACGGCTCGAACGCCTCGACCGAGCGGGTGCGAGTGTTGTACAACTTCAAAGGCTAAATGACCCAGCTCCAGGATTCTTCGGCCGCTTCGCCCTGCTCGACGTCGGTAAGCCGCCGTTCCAACTGCTCCACGCGTCGCGCTAATCGGACGATCGCGTCCGCCGTAGGATCGGGCATCTCGACTTGCGGCCTGGTGGAGACGACGCGCACCGGCTTGCCATCCTGCGCCACGACGCGCGCCGGTACGCCGACAACCGTCGCGTTGGCGGGCACGTCTTTGACGACGACCGAGCCGCCGCCGACCTTCGCATTGTCGCCGAGCACGATCGCGCCGAGCACGGTAGCGTTCACGCCGACGGTGACGTTACGGCCGAGCGTCGGATGGCGCTTGCCGCGCGAGAGGCTCGTTCCGCCGAGCGTGACGCCTTGATAGATCGTGCAGTCGTCGCCGACTTGCGCGGTCTCGCCGATGACGACGCCCATGCCGTGGTCGATGAACACGCCCTTACCGATCTCCGCAGCCGGATGGATCTCGACGCCGGTCAGAAAGCGCGAGATGTTCGCCAAGAAGCGCGGCAGGATCGGAATTCCAGCCCGATAGAGCGCGTGATTGAGCCGGTGCGCGAGCAGCGCGTGAAAGCCGGGGTACGAGAGCACCACGTCGAGCCAGCCGCGAGCGGCCGGATCGCGTTCGATCGGCGCCTGCAGGTCGGCAGCAATGGTCTCGAAGGGCTCGTCCATGTGCGAACAGTTTAACCCGGCCCGTCAACAAATGGGTTCGCGCTAGATTCCGGCGGACACAGAATCTAGCGCGAGGGAAAGCCGAGGGCGTCGAGGCCCTCGATCAGCGCGACGGCATGAACGGCAATGCCGCTGCCGTCGCCCGTAAATCCCAGCCCCTCGCTGCTCTTTGCCTTAATCCCGACGCGCGAAGCCTCGAGTTCCAGACGCGCTGCGACACTTTCACGCATCTGCTCGATGAAGGGCGCGAGCCTGGGCCGGTCGACGACGATCGTCGCGTCGACGTTGACGATCGCATAGCCCGCTTCGCGCACCGCCGCCGCGCACTGCGCGAGCAGTTCCATCGAGTTCGCATCCTTCCAGCGGAGATCGTTGGCCGGGAAGCGCGAGCCGAGATCGCTCAATCCCGCGGCGCCGAGCAGCGCATCGGCGATCGCGTGCGCCAGCGCGTCGGCGTCCGAATGCCCGAGCGCACCGCGTTCGAAGGGTACGTCGACACCTCCGAGTACCAAGCGCCGCCCTTCGACCAGCGGGTGCGCGTCGAAACCGTGACCGACGCGCGTCATCCCGCGGCGAGCGTTCGCGGACGGCGCCGGAGAATCACGTCGGCGCGGTCGACGTCCGCCGGAAGCGTCACCTTGAAATTCTCGCCGCTCGACGGAATGACGACGACCTCGACGCCGATGCGCTCGAGCAGCGCCGCATCGTCGGTCACTGCGGTGCCGTCCATTCGCGCGCGTTCGTGCGCGGCGCGCAGATCCGCCGCCCAGCCGAACTGCGGCGTCTGCGCGGCCCAAAGCTCGCTGCGCTCGAGCGTTCCGTCGACGATCTGCGTATCGGGGTCGACGCG is a window encoding:
- the cysS gene encoding cysteine--tRNA ligase; its protein translation is MYNTRTRSVEAFEPLRPGEVRVYVCGLTPSAQAHLGHARSFLFFDVLRRYLAHRGYRVTYVQNVTDIDDRSINAAKETGGDYHAIVEGFYAEFKDSMRKLGVLEYDHEPYATLFIEPIQEMIRKLIELGHAYVARDGIYYRVATFANYGKLSNRNVADLEAGARIEVDEHKEDPLDFALWKFAKPGEPRWAFEPYREGRPGWHIECSAMSRELLDPEGTGFDIHGGGADLIFPHHENEIAQSEPLMAHPPMANFWVHGGLLLFDSRKMSKSLGNFEPLVDMLRRHDPQAVRWLFLQTGYRKVMNFTEDSIAAASLGLERVKTAYRLLATRREERPGRLSEFDAAMEAALDDDMNTAAALAVLFEFVGNLPDPDTDPQAAADAFGRLNYWLRILGIEPNESWLAEPVLELEADFADRLQRALADARLGDGAVDLARLPPPDAIERVIALRAQARNDKDWATSDRLRDALAACGIELKDSKEGTSWTVAG
- the cysE gene encoding serine O-acetyltransferase, which encodes MDEPFETIAADLQAPIERDPAARGWLDVVLSYPGFHALLAHRLNHALYRAGIPILPRFLANISRFLTGVEIHPAAEIGKGVFIDHGMGVVIGETAQVGDDCTIYQGVTLGGTSLSRGKRHPTLGRNVTVGVNATVLGAIVLGDNAKVGGGSVVVKDVPANATVVGVPARVVAQDGKPVRVVSTRPQVEMPDPTADAIVRLARRVEQLERRLTDVEQGEAAEESWSWVI
- the ispF gene encoding 2-C-methyl-D-erythritol 2,4-cyclodiphosphate synthase — protein: MTRVGHGFDAHPLVEGRRLVLGGVDVPFERGALGHSDADALAHAIADALLGAAGLSDLGSRFPANDLRWKDANSMELLAQCAAAVREAGYAIVNVDATIVVDRPRLAPFIEQMRESVAARLELEASRVGIKAKSSEGLGFTGDGSGIAVHAVALIEGLDALGFPSR